In Pedobacter sp. WC2423, the following are encoded in one genomic region:
- a CDS encoding glycosyltransferase family A protein: MRKIAPLISCICVTFKKPVMLDLVIACFRAQTYQNKQLIILYEDHDQTTIEYIKKQTFPDDTKVIEVSSDPKKTLGELRNIAIEQADGEFICQWDDDDWYHVNRLQYQFDALTKAERLGSILRHWLIFDATKNKLYISHARNWEGSILCSKELFLLKKYDESSRGEDTAVVEYFCENEYLVSINEITGMYMYVYHGSNTWDFEHFNKIFDRCKEVIADSSITGKILNTSPTESSILMDEIMRLNDHMAEEWSANSNKLIVEDKL; the protein is encoded by the coding sequence ATGAGAAAAATAGCACCCTTAATTTCTTGTATCTGCGTCACATTCAAAAAACCGGTGATGCTTGATTTAGTAATCGCTTGTTTTAGAGCTCAGACTTATCAAAACAAACAATTGATCATCTTATATGAAGATCATGATCAAACCACCATTGAATATATTAAAAAGCAGACATTTCCTGATGATACCAAAGTAATTGAAGTTAGTAGTGATCCAAAGAAAACATTGGGAGAATTAAGAAATATTGCAATTGAACAAGCTGATGGTGAATTTATCTGTCAATGGGATGACGATGATTGGTATCATGTAAACCGGTTACAGTATCAGTTCGATGCTTTGACGAAGGCAGAACGACTTGGTTCAATTTTACGGCATTGGCTGATCTTCGATGCGACAAAGAATAAATTATATATTTCTCACGCCAGAAATTGGGAAGGAAGTATTTTATGCAGCAAGGAGCTGTTTTTATTAAAGAAATATGATGAAAGTTCAAGGGGAGAGGATACGGCTGTTGTTGAGTACTTCTGCGAGAATGAATATCTCGTAAGCATAAATGAAATCACTGGAATGTATATGTATGTTTATCACGGTAGTAATACATGGGATTTTGAGCATTTTAATAAAATTTTTGACCGCTGTAAGGAAGTTATTGCTGATTCAAGTATAACTGGAAAAATTTTGAATACTTCACCTACTGAAAGTTCCATTTTAATGGATGAAATAATGCGGCTAAATGATCACATGGCAGAAGAATGGTCTGCTAATTCCAATAAATTGATAGTTGAAGATAAACTGTAA
- a CDS encoding glycosyltransferase family 32 protein, with amino-acid sequence MEIPKIIHQTWKDETIPEQFVDSVNSWKNLHQDWKYLLWTDEMNINFLETHFPDFLDTYHKYESHIQRVDAIRYFILYKFGGVYVDLDFHCFKNILPIIKDGDCAFGLEHSSHSSVHEKEMIISNAIMASKPEAGFMRLLCDELFHPSVSSFEDKNNMILETTGPFMLTRLYEKHRDDVTLNVKIIEAEYLYPLTKDEINQELLTNIKNNVINDQLKNAYALHYYWGSWWN; translated from the coding sequence ATGGAAATACCAAAAATAATCCATCAAACGTGGAAAGATGAAACGATTCCTGAGCAATTTGTAGATTCTGTTAATTCATGGAAAAACCTTCATCAAGATTGGAAATATTTATTGTGGACTGATGAAATGAATATCAATTTCCTTGAAACACATTTCCCGGATTTTTTGGATACTTACCATAAGTATGAAAGTCATATTCAAAGAGTAGACGCAATCAGATATTTTATCCTCTATAAATTTGGAGGAGTTTATGTTGATCTGGATTTTCATTGCTTTAAAAATATCCTTCCTATAATTAAAGATGGTGATTGTGCATTTGGGTTGGAGCATTCGTCTCATTCATCAGTTCATGAAAAAGAAATGATAATCAGTAATGCTATTATGGCAAGTAAACCTGAAGCAGGGTTTATGAGATTGTTATGTGATGAGCTATTTCATCCTTCTGTTTCTTCTTTCGAGGATAAAAATAATATGATCCTTGAAACGACCGGACCATTTATGTTAACGAGGTTATATGAGAAACATCGTGATGATGTCACTTTAAATGTGAAAATAATTGAAGCGGAGTATTTGTATCCTTTAACTAAAGATGAGATCAATCAAGAACTCTTAACGAATATCAAAAATAATGTAATCAACGATCAATTGAAAAATGCATATGCTCTGCATTATTATTGGGGAAGCTGGTGGAATTAG
- a CDS encoding glycosyltransferase family 32 protein codes for MAGIPKKIHLIYKSHNIPEAYQEYFESIKVLHSDWDIKIYDDMEARGIIADYMPELLEIYDQYTLNVQRTDLFRIVVVYLFGGFYLDLDMLCFKPLDPLCNHDLVLGEEKMLTEEECTKFGTEHALRIANYMFGSIPKHSFWLEVIKELFKNAKLLIKNEDDVLNSTGPGLLTNVYHRKKSMYQTLTIIYNDGLRCMKFCETNSCHFGGYAAHFHLGQWRWETVN; via the coding sequence ATGGCAGGTATACCAAAGAAAATACACCTTATTTACAAAAGCCATAACATTCCTGAAGCGTATCAGGAATATTTTGAAAGCATTAAAGTGCTTCATTCTGATTGGGATATCAAGATTTATGATGATATGGAGGCCCGAGGTATTATAGCTGATTACATGCCAGAGTTGTTAGAAATTTATGACCAGTATACACTCAATGTCCAGCGGACAGATCTTTTCAGAATAGTAGTTGTTTATCTTTTCGGGGGATTTTACCTTGATCTTGATATGCTCTGTTTTAAACCGCTGGACCCCCTTTGTAACCACGACCTCGTTCTTGGTGAAGAAAAGATGCTAACAGAAGAAGAATGCACTAAATTTGGAACAGAACATGCTTTAAGAATTGCTAATTATATGTTTGGATCAATTCCAAAACATTCTTTCTGGCTTGAAGTAATTAAAGAGTTGTTTAAAAATGCCAAGCTTTTGATAAAGAATGAAGATGACGTACTCAATTCAACCGGTCCCGGACTTCTGACAAATGTTTACCATCGTAAAAAAAGTATGTACCAAACCTTAACCATAATTTATAATGACGGCTTAAGATGTATGAAATTCTGTGAAACTAACTCTTGTCATTTTGGTGGGTATGCAGCTCATTTTCATCTTGGGCAATGGAGATGGGAAACAGTAAACTAA